The following proteins are co-located in the Oenanthe melanoleuca isolate GR-GAL-2019-014 chromosome 4, OMel1.0, whole genome shotgun sequence genome:
- the HS3ST1 gene encoding heparan sulfate glucosamine 3-O-sulfotransferase 1, translating into MAAFLLGAVLLIVQPQIVPSRPAINSNAETSSQSVQRELLKKTSQKNDFKENIHSNGSCQQLPQTIIIGVRKGGTRALLEMLSLHPDIAAAESEVHFFDWEDHYRNGLQWYVNQMPFSYPHQITVEKTPAYFTSPKVPERVYNMNQSMRLLLILRDPSERVLSDYTQVFYNHMQKHKPYPSIEQFLIKNGELNLDYKAINRSLYYIHMQNWLKYFPLDHIHIVDGDKLIKDPFPEIEKVERFLKLSPQINASNFYFNKTKGFYCLRDSGRERCLHESKGRAHPQVDAWLLEKLQEYFHEPNRKFFKLVGRTFDWHTFVAS; encoded by the coding sequence ATGGCAGCTtttctgctgggagctgtgttgCTTATTGTTCAACCTCAGATAGTGCCTTCCAGACCAGCTATAAATTCAAATGCTGAGACTTCTTCTCAGTCTGTTCAGAGAgagcttttaaagaaaacatctcAGAAAAATGACTTCAAGGAAAACATTCATTCTAATGGATCAtgtcagcagctgccacagacTATTATTATTGGAGTGAGAAAAGGTGGAACAAGAGCTTTGTTAGAGATGTTGAGTCTCCATCCAGAtattgcagcagcagaaagtgaAGTTCACTTCTTTGATTGGGAAGATCATTACAGGAATGGATTGCAGTGGTATGTTAATCAAATGCCATTCTCATATCCCCATCAGATCACCGTGGAAAAAACTCCAGCATATTTCACATCACCCAAAGTGCCTGAAAGAGTTTATAACATGAACCAATCAATGAGACTACTCCTTATTTTAAGGGACCCAAGTGAGAGAGTACTATCAGATTACACCCAAGTGTTCTACAACCACATGCAGAAGCACAAGCCGTACCCGTCCATTGAACAGTTCCTGATTAAAAATGGTGAACTCAATCTGGACTACAAGGCAATAAACAGAAGCTTATACTACATTCACATGCAGAACTGGCTGAAGTACTTCCCTCTTGACCATATCCACATTGTAGATGGGGATAAACTAATCAAAGATCCCTTTCCAGAAATAGAAAAGGTGGAGAGATTTCTGAAGTTATCACCGCAGATAAATGCCTCAAACTTTTATTTCAACAAAACTAAGGGCTTTTACTGCCTGCGGGACAGCGGCCGAGAGCGCTGTTTGCACGAGTCCAAAGGGCGAGCGCACCCACAGGTGGatgcctggctgctggagaaACTGCAGGAGTATTTCCATGAACCCAACAGGAAGTTTTTCAAGCTTGTGGGCAGAACATTTGACTGGCACACATTTGTGGCAAGTTAG